In Antarcticibacterium arcticum, the genomic stretch TAGGTCACAAACGCGATTGGAAAGTGAATGTGTACGGGCAGGTAAAATCCTGGATAGACGATGGCCTTCGCCCGCGCGCGGTTACCCGCGACCTGGACTGGGGAATTCCCGTTCCTGTAGAAGGTGCAGAAGGAAAGGTGCTGTACGTATGGTTTGATGCCCCTATTGGATATATTTCTTCAACCAAGGAATGGGCAGCGAGGGAAGGAAAGAACTGGGAAGATTACTGGAAAGCCAAAGACACCAAACTGGTGCATTTTATTGGGAAAGATAACATTGTATTTCATTGTGTGATATTTCCAATAATGTTGAAGGCAGAAGGATCCTATATTCTCCCGGAAAATGTTCCTGCCAACGAATTTTTGAATCTTGAAGGCAGAAAGTTATCCACCTCCAAGAACTGGGCGGTGTGGCTTCATGAATATCTGGAAGATTTTCCTGGTCAGCAGGATGTTTTGCGTTACGCATTAACGGCCAATGCTCCTGAGACCAAGGACAACGATTTTACATGGAAGGATTTTCAGGCCAGGAATAACAATGAACTGGTAGCTGTTTTTGGAAATTTCATAAACAGGGTAGTGGTGCTTACAGATAAGTATTATGAAGGAGAAGTGCCCGCAGCGGGAAACTATTCTGAAGTTGACGAGCAAACCCTTGCTACTTTAAGAGCATATCCTGCTGTAATTGCAAGTTCCATAGAAAAATACCGCTTTCGCGAAGCGCAGGGTGAGTTAATGAACCTCGCGAGGTTGGGGAATAAATACCTGGCCGATGAGGAGCCGTGGAAACTTATCAAAACAGAGGGAGAGAGGGTAAAAACCGTAATGAATGTTGCGTTGCAAATAGCTTCTGCACTCGCCACCCTTAGCGAGCCTTTTTTACCGTTTACTTCAGCCAAACTGAAGAAAATTTTGAATATGGAGCAGGAAAATGCGACTTCAGGAACCACCTGGAATGAAATTGAAACAAAAGAGATATTGCTGTCTCCCGGGCACCGTATTGGAAAAGCAGAATTGCTTTTCAGCAAAATAGAAGATGAACAAATTCAAACACAACTAGATAAATTGGAAGCCACAAAAGCAGCAAACGAAGCCGAAAATAAGAAAGTTACACAACAAAAGGAAACTGCCACTTTCGAGGATTTCTCAAAAATGGACCTGAGGGTGGGAACTATTATTGAAGCCACCAAAATGCCGAAAGCGGATAAGTTACTGGTATTAAAAGTGAACACAGGACTCGATGTGCGCACCATTGTTTCAGGCATTGCTGAAAGTTTTAAACCCGAAGATATTATAGGTAAAAAAGTGACAGTACTTCTCAATCTCGCCCCCCGCAAATTACGCGGAGTGGAAAGCGAAGGAATGATCCTTATGACCGAAGACCCCAAAGGAAAACTGGTATTCCTGAACCCCGATGTTGAAGGGGTGGATAATGGAGCGGTA encodes the following:
- the metG gene encoding methionine--tRNA ligase, yielding MITTPQRYTITAALPYTNGPIHIGHLAGVYVPADIYARFLRMQGNDVAFVCGSDEHGVAIPMKAKKEGITPQQLIDKYHSIIKQSFLDFGVSFDNYSRTSAGIHHETASGFFKKLYEEGKFIEETNQQLYDAEADQFLADRFVTGTCPKCGNEEAYGDQCETCGSSLNATDLINPKSAITGAVPTMKETKHWFLPLDQYENWLKDWILVGHKRDWKVNVYGQVKSWIDDGLRPRAVTRDLDWGIPVPVEGAEGKVLYVWFDAPIGYISSTKEWAAREGKNWEDYWKAKDTKLVHFIGKDNIVFHCVIFPIMLKAEGSYILPENVPANEFLNLEGRKLSTSKNWAVWLHEYLEDFPGQQDVLRYALTANAPETKDNDFTWKDFQARNNNELVAVFGNFINRVVVLTDKYYEGEVPAAGNYSEVDEQTLATLRAYPAVIASSIEKYRFREAQGELMNLARLGNKYLADEEPWKLIKTEGERVKTVMNVALQIASALATLSEPFLPFTSAKLKKILNMEQENATSGTTWNEIETKEILLSPGHRIGKAELLFSKIEDEQIQTQLDKLEATKAANEAENKKVTQQKETATFEDFSKMDLRVGTIIEATKMPKADKLLVLKVNTGLDVRTIVSGIAESFKPEDIIGKKVTVLLNLAPRKLRGVESEGMILMTEDPKGKLVFLNPDVEGVDNGAVIS